The Gammaproteobacteria bacterium genome includes the window GTGAGCTTTCGGCAGCCGTGCGTAAATTACAGGCAGTAGCCCTGCGCGACCCAGTAATGCCAGTCGCCGATGGCTTCGGCGGTTGATTCGTCCGGGTCGAGGGCGCTGAGTTGCGAAAGTGGAACGGCCAGTTTCCTCCCCGACCAACGAATCTGCACGAACATGTCATGCTCGCAGGCGTCCTCAACAGCCATGCGTAACACTTCGACGGTTTCACCCTTGCGGAGCGGCGATACGGCGGTCGCGGCAACGCATCTCGCCCGGAACGGGAAGCTGATCTTGCTTTCCAGGTAGTAATACCAGCTCATCGCC containing:
- a CDS encoding calcium-binding protein; translated protein: MKRPKRDAEREDRIHNEAIVDAGPDEQAMSWYYYLESKISFPFRARCVAATAVSPLRKGETVEVLRMAVEDACEHDMFVQIRWSGRKLAVPLSQLSALDPDESTAEAIGDWHYWVAQGYCL